In the Candidatus Dechloromonas phosphoritropha genome, CGCACGCTCACGAATGCGATCTCGCAGCGGCTCGGCAAATCGCGGGTAGTCGAATACCCGAATTCCGTGCGTGTACAAATAACTCGTCATTCCTGCCGCGTAGCACGCACCAGGCAGCGTGCCGGTGATAATGATCCGGTCAAAGCACGAAAGCACGCCATGCATGTTCGTCGCGTATCGTTCCGCCAGAGCCATCGCCAACATGATCGCCTCCTCGGTCATTCGTCAGGCTTCTATCGTAATACCTGTTTGGTTCCGGCTCGTCCGGCTTAGGGACTCAATCGAAAGCTGGCCAGAACTTCTGGCATGAATTCAGTGACAGCAGTCGTATTAGCAAAAACACGAATGTGGCCTTTAACTCCCTCACAAAAGCGTTGCATGTCGTCTTTGAGATTCTCGACTTGGGATAGCAGCGTAAGGGCGTGTTGAAGAAGGACTTGGCCAGCAGGCGTTACAGCAACGCCCTTCGGTGCGCGATAGAGCAAGCGGACTCCCGCCTGACTCTCTAGTTCCTTGATCCGGTTACTGACCGCAGGCAATGATAAATGCATTCTTTCTGCGCCCTTCGTAATACTTTTGCTTTCGGTAACTTGGACAAAAAGCTTCAAGCTTGTCAGGTCGAAATGCATGAAGTCTCCTCTTCAATGCCTGTTGACTGAAACGCGCTTTGGGAAGTGGCGATTCGGATTTGGTTAAGCCTACCTTCCGAATTTATGAATTGTCCAACTAATTCACCATGGTGATAATCAATTCCACAACTTCAAAACGGAGGATGACAGTGAGCAATTCAGCAACAAACATTTCGGCATGGCTTGGACGTCAACAGCAGGCGAATGACCATGTTGCCAAGGGGATGGTAACTGCCCTTGCCGCAACGCTGGATCTTGATGCTGAACCGATCGTACAAGCTGGCGTACTTCCGCCTTTGTGGCATTGGATGTTTTTCAACCCACCAGCCCGGCAATCTCAACTTGGTACGGATGGTCATCCGGCTCGTGGTGGTTTTCTTCCAGCCATTGAGTTGCCAAATCGGATGTGGGCTGGCAGCCGCCTGAAGTTCGTTCAGGATATCCGGATCGACGAAGAGATTACCCGCCACTCCAAAATCATCAAATGCGAGCGGAAATCCGGACGTAACGGGGATCTCGTATTTGTCACTGTCCGCCATCTCATCAACGGTGAAAATGGCCTGGTCATGGAGGAAGAACACGATATCGTTTATCGCAATCCATCGCCTAAAGGCGCTCCTTTGGCCGGTGAGTCGATTACTGAAACGCCTGATTTTCGGAACCACATCGTGCCCGATCCGGTGCTTCTATTCCGATACTCAGCCCTGACATTTAATGGGCATCGTATCCATTACGATCATCCGTACACAACACAGGTTGAGGGCTACCCAGGACTAGTCTTCCACGGCCCTCTGGCAGCGACTTTCCTGCTCGAAGGATTTAGAGCGGCGTACCCCGATGCTCGGGTGAAGAACTTTGTATTCCGTGCGGTTGGCCCGCTGTTTGATAACCAAACATTTGATGTATGTGGAAAGCTTACCGCTCCCGGGCAAGCCCGGCTTTGGATTGACTGCGTTGGCCGCTTGGCCATGAGGGCGGACGTCGCCTTCGAGATCTGAATAACCAACATTCTGAATTGAGGACCTAATAATGGACACCATCGAATCCCCGTTCCTGAGCCTGAAACTCAGCGATTCCTATTCTGAAATCCGCGAAGCTGTGCGCGATCTTTGTAGCCACTACCCGGATGAATACAGGCGCAAGGTTGATGACGAACGCGGTTTTCCTGAAGAGTTTGTTAACGCGCTAACCTCTGCT is a window encoding:
- a CDS encoding LysR family transcriptional regulator, with translation MHFDLTSLKLFVQVTESKSITKGAERMHLSLPAVSNRIKELESQAGVRLLYRAPKGVAVTPAGQVLLQHALTLLSQVENLKDDMQRFCEGVKGHIRVFANTTAVTEFMPEVLASFRLSP
- a CDS encoding MaoC family dehydratase N-terminal domain-containing protein translates to MTVSNSATNISAWLGRQQQANDHVAKGMVTALAATLDLDAEPIVQAGVLPPLWHWMFFNPPARQSQLGTDGHPARGGFLPAIELPNRMWAGSRLKFVQDIRIDEEITRHSKIIKCERKSGRNGDLVFVTVRHLINGENGLVMEEEHDIVYRNPSPKGAPLAGESITETPDFRNHIVPDPVLLFRYSALTFNGHRIHYDHPYTTQVEGYPGLVFHGPLAATFLLEGFRAAYPDARVKNFVFRAVGPLFDNQTFDVCGKLTAPGQARLWIDCVGRLAMRADVAFEI